The following proteins are co-located in the Schistocerca nitens isolate TAMUIC-IGC-003100 chromosome 2, iqSchNite1.1, whole genome shotgun sequence genome:
- the LOC126235044 gene encoding histidine-rich glycoprotein-like, whose protein sequence is MCYSDSPVRHHDSPVRHHDSPVRHHDSPVRHHDSPVRHHDSPVRHHDSPVRHHDSPVRHHDSPVRHHDSPVRHHDSPVRHHDSPVRHHDSPVRHHDSPVRHHDSPVRHHDSPVRHHDSPVRHHDSPVRHHDSPVRHHDSPVRHHDSPVRHHDSPVRHHDSPVRHHDSPVRHHDSPVRHHDSPVRHHDSPVRHHDSPVRHHDSPVRHHDSPVRHHDSPVRHHDSPVRHHDSPVRHHDSPVRHHDSPVRHHDSPVRHHDSPVRHHDSPVRHHDSPVRHHDSPVRHHDSPVRHHDSPVRH, encoded by the coding sequence ATGTGTTATTCCGACTCGCCAGTGCGGCACCACGACTCGCCAGTGCGGCACCACGACTCGCCAGTGCGGCACCACGACTCGCCAGTGCGGCACCACGACTCGCCAGTGCGGCACCACGACTCGCCAGTGCGGCACCACGACTCGCCAGTGCGGCACCACGACTCGCCAGTGCGGCACCACGACTCGCCAGTGCGGCACCACGACTCGCCAGTGCGGCACCACGACTCGCCAGTGCGGCACCACGACTCGCCAGTGCGGCACCACGACTCGCCAGTGCGGCACCACGACTCGCCAGTGCGGCACCACGACTCGCCAGTGCGGCACCACGACTCGCCAGTGCGGCACCACGACTCGCCAGTGCGGCACCACGACTCGCCAGTGCGGCACCACGACTCGCCAGTGCGGCACCACGACTCGCCAGTGCGGCACCACGACTCGCCAGTGCGGCACCACGACTCGCCAGTGCGGCACCACGACTCGCCAGTGCGGCACCACGACTCGCCAGTGCGGCACCACGACTCGCCAGTGCGGCACCACGACTCGCCAGTGCGGCACCACGACTCGCCAGTGCGGCACCACGACTCGCCAGTGCGGCACCACGACTCGCCAGTGCGGCACCACGACTCGCCAGTGCGGCACCACGACTCGCCAGTGCGGCACCACGACTCGCCAGTGCGGCACCACGACTCGCCAGTGCGGCACCACGACTCGCCAGTGCGGCACCACGACTCGCCAGTGCGGCACCACGACTCGCCAGTGCGGCACCACGACTCGCCAGTGCGGCACCACGACTCGCCAGTGCGGCACCACGACTCGCCAGTGCGGCACCACGACTCGCCAGTGCGGCACCACGACTCGCCAGTGCGGCACCACGACTCGCCAGTGCGgcattaa